A genomic window from Gemmatimonadaceae bacterium includes:
- a CDS encoding prolipoprotein diacylglyceryl transferase, translating into MYTHIPFAYDLGPLQLTGFGIAMLLAFVIGQMVASENLEARGHDAEIMGDVTIAAVVGGLLGAKLYYAVLVGDLGAVFSRAGFVFWGGLIGGIAATAGVILYKKASFAQISDAAAPGLAAAYSVGRSGCWAVGDDYGTPWNGPLSVAFPEGAPPSTVANLVQQFGAADYAQLPPDQVLAVHPTQLYETAMGLVMFFILWRMRNHARAAGWLFGAYCVLAGLERFIVEFFRAKDDRFFGMLTMAQVIAIGFVLLGTAWMAMRARTGPGRPGVRAA; encoded by the coding sequence TGTACACCCACATCCCTTTCGCCTACGACCTCGGCCCCCTCCAGCTGACCGGCTTCGGCATCGCGATGCTGCTGGCCTTCGTCATCGGGCAGATGGTGGCGAGCGAGAACCTCGAGGCCCGCGGCCACGATGCGGAGATTATGGGAGACGTCACCATCGCGGCGGTGGTGGGCGGCTTGCTCGGGGCCAAGCTCTACTACGCCGTCCTCGTCGGGGACCTCGGCGCCGTGTTCAGCCGCGCGGGCTTCGTGTTCTGGGGCGGACTCATCGGCGGCATCGCGGCCACGGCCGGCGTGATCCTCTACAAGAAGGCGAGCTTCGCGCAGATCTCCGACGCGGCGGCGCCGGGGCTGGCGGCGGCGTACAGCGTGGGCCGCTCGGGCTGCTGGGCCGTGGGCGACGACTACGGCACGCCGTGGAACGGCCCGCTGTCGGTGGCCTTCCCCGAGGGCGCGCCGCCGAGCACCGTGGCGAACCTCGTGCAGCAGTTCGGTGCGGCCGACTACGCGCAGCTGCCGCCGGACCAGGTGCTGGCGGTACATCCGACGCAGCTCTACGAGACGGCGATGGGCCTCGTGATGTTCTTCATCCTGTGGCGGATGCGCAATCACGCGCGGGCGGCGGGCTGGCTCTTCGGCGCCTACTGCGTGCTGGCGGGACTGGAGCGCTTCATCGTCGAGTTCTTCCGCGCCAAAGACGACCGCTTCTTCGGGATGCTGACGATGGCGCAGGTGATCGCGATCGGTTTCGTGCTGCTGGGTACGGCGTGGATGGCGATGCGCGCGAGGACCGGCCCCGGACGCCCGGGCGTGCGCGCCGCCTGA
- the acpS gene encoding holo-ACP synthase → MIVGIGFDIVAIARVEGMLARKEQRALNRLFTTHEQEYSLSRPRPAMHLAARLAAKEAVFKALTGSDDAKLIGWKEAEVQRGSEGPPVLKFTGRAAARAAELGVQRVHLTLSHTDDTAGAVVILER, encoded by the coding sequence GTGATCGTCGGCATCGGGTTCGACATCGTCGCCATCGCGCGCGTCGAGGGAATGCTCGCGCGCAAGGAGCAGCGGGCGCTCAACCGCCTGTTCACGACGCACGAGCAGGAGTACTCGCTCTCGCGTCCGCGCCCGGCGATGCACCTCGCCGCGCGCCTCGCCGCCAAGGAGGCGGTGTTCAAGGCGCTCACCGGCTCCGACGACGCCAAGCTGATCGGGTGGAAGGAAGCCGAGGTGCAGCGCGGCAGCGAAGGACCACCGGTGCTCAAGTTCACCGGCCGTGCGGCGGCGCGTGCCGCCGAGCTCGGCGTCCAGCGCGTGCACCTCACGCTCAGTCACACGGATGACACCGCCGGCGCGGTGGTCATCCTCGAGCGCTGA
- a CDS encoding CYTH domain-containing protein has protein sequence MREVELKGIAYTESEAAAARAGLEAAGATLSYEGRLEDRRYDTPDRALALRDHVLRLRVYRGASVVTSLDFKGPTGYAEGFKVRDEYTVNAGDPVALAQILEALGYVITREIDRHIAQFSYAGATVRFERYPRMDVLIEVEGETAAIEQAIVALGLPRERFTAQRLPDFVLAYESRTGQRAALCDRELDGEYRYSPNDA, from the coding sequence ATGCGTGAGGTCGAGCTCAAGGGCATCGCCTACACCGAGTCCGAGGCCGCCGCCGCGCGCGCCGGGCTCGAGGCGGCCGGCGCCACGCTCAGCTACGAAGGCCGACTCGAAGACCGCCGCTACGACACGCCAGACCGGGCGCTGGCGCTGCGCGACCACGTGCTGCGCCTGCGCGTGTACCGCGGGGCAAGCGTCGTCACCTCGCTCGACTTCAAGGGTCCCACCGGCTACGCCGAGGGCTTCAAGGTCCGCGATGAGTACACCGTCAATGCCGGCGATCCGGTGGCGCTTGCGCAGATCCTCGAGGCGTTGGGCTACGTGATCACCCGCGAGATCGATCGCCATATCGCGCAGTTCAGCTACGCTGGCGCGACGGTGCGCTTTGAGCGATATCCCCGTATGGACGTGCTCATCGAGGTCGAGGGCGAAACCGCCGCCATCGAACAGGCCATCGTCGCCCTCGGCTTGCCGCGCGAACGCTTCACGGCCCAGCGCCTGCCGGACTTCGTGCTCGCGTATGAATCGCGCACGGGCCAACGCGCCGCGCTCTGCGATCGAGAACTCGACGGCGAGTACCGGTACTCCCCGAATGACGCCTGA
- a CDS encoding HAD hydrolase-like protein: protein MKIVLFDIDGTLLLSDGAGRRSMERALHEIFGTRGPRSHRYGGKTDRLIVRETMRLEGFDDATIDARMPQVLARYLTCLRSELAGDEHPARALRGVGALLDAVEAHDELVLGLLTGNIVEGADLKLRAVRFDPARFRVGAFGSDHEDRPMLPPIAQRRASELLGREVPGNRLVIIGDTVHDMTCGKGVGARAIGVATGGVPREELAAESPSAVFDDLGDTARVMEAILDA, encoded by the coding sequence ATGAAGATCGTCCTCTTTGACATCGACGGTACGCTCCTGCTCAGCGACGGCGCCGGACGCCGCTCGATGGAGCGCGCCTTGCACGAGATCTTCGGCACGCGTGGGCCGCGCAGCCACCGTTACGGCGGCAAGACGGACCGACTCATCGTCCGCGAGACGATGCGCCTCGAAGGCTTCGACGACGCCACCATCGACGCCCGGATGCCGCAGGTGCTCGCCCGCTATCTGACCTGCCTGCGCAGCGAGCTCGCCGGAGACGAGCATCCGGCACGCGCACTGCGCGGCGTCGGCGCACTGCTCGACGCCGTCGAGGCCCACGACGAGCTCGTGCTCGGCCTGCTCACCGGCAACATCGTCGAGGGAGCCGACCTCAAGCTCCGCGCCGTACGGTTCGACCCCGCGCGTTTCCGCGTCGGGGCCTTCGGCAGCGACCACGAAGACCGTCCGATGCTGCCGCCCATCGCGCAGCGTCGCGCCAGCGAATTGCTCGGCCGCGAGGTGCCCGGCAATCGCCTCGTCATCATCGGCGACACGGTGCACGATATGACCTGCGGCAAGGGCGTCGGCGCGCGGGCGATCGGTGTGGCCACCGGCGGCGTGCCGCGCGAGGAACTGGCCGCCGAGTCGCCGTCCGCCGTCTTCGACGACCTCGGCGACACCGCGCGCGTGATGGAGGCCATCCTCGATGCGTGA
- a CDS encoding DMT family transporter, which yields MTALTRASRATELSLVVMAVIWGVNFSVMKYGTQVMAPVVFNALRMSIACVILFAIAYGRPGLRPSVADRNRLLALGVLGHFVYQMLFLQGLSLTRAGTAALVVAASPAAVAIVARSFGQERLPLRAVVGIVLSIAGVMLVVGGSVQSDGTSHLLGDLLILGAVVVWAFYTTGLVPLAQHVEPAQVAAWTLIGGVVPLALFASPALLRTEWAAVTPLSWAAVAYAGILAMVVAYLVWYHGVRAIGPTRTAMFANLQPLVAVLVAWAILGEVPTMFQAAGAGAVLSGLYLARR from the coding sequence ATGACCGCCCTCACGCGCGCCTCGCGCGCCACCGAACTCAGTCTCGTCGTGATGGCGGTGATCTGGGGCGTGAATTTCAGCGTGATGAAGTACGGCACGCAGGTGATGGCGCCGGTCGTGTTCAACGCGCTGCGGATGAGCATCGCCTGCGTCATCCTCTTCGCCATCGCCTACGGTCGGCCGGGCCTTCGCCCCTCGGTGGCGGACCGCAACCGCCTGCTGGCCCTTGGCGTGCTGGGGCACTTCGTGTATCAGATGCTGTTCCTGCAGGGGCTCTCGCTGACGCGCGCCGGCACCGCCGCGCTCGTCGTCGCGGCCAGCCCGGCCGCGGTGGCCATCGTCGCGCGCTCCTTCGGGCAGGAGCGGCTGCCGCTGCGCGCCGTCGTCGGCATCGTGCTCTCGATCGCCGGCGTGATGCTCGTCGTGGGCGGCAGCGTGCAGTCGGACGGCACCAGTCACCTGCTCGGCGACCTGCTCATCCTCGGCGCCGTGGTGGTCTGGGCCTTCTACACCACCGGCCTCGTGCCGCTGGCGCAACACGTGGAGCCGGCGCAGGTGGCGGCGTGGACGCTGATCGGTGGCGTCGTGCCGCTGGCCCTGTTCGCCTCGCCGGCGCTGCTGCGCACCGAGTGGGCCGCGGTGACGCCGCTGTCCTGGGCGGCCGTGGCCTACGCCGGCATCCTCGCGATGGTCGTCGCCTACCTCGTGTGGTACCACGGCGTGCGCGCCATCGGCCCCACGCGCACGGCAATGTTCGCCAACCTACAGCCGCTGGTGGCGGTGTTGGTGGCGTGGGCGATCCTCGGCGAAGTGCCGACGATGTTCCAGGCGGCGGGCGCGGGTGCGGTGCTTTCTGGCCTCTATCTCGCGCGCCGATGA
- a CDS encoding P1 family peptidase, with product MSDGVSLARFGLAVGHATDREAATGCTVVRGLDAPHRAAGVVIGRATGSRELALLEPGHLVERVDAILLTGGSAYGLDAAAGVMRWMEERGRGFPVSGGVVPIVPSAVIFDLQPLGRFDTRPTPQMAYDACERASSSGIAEGDVGAGTGATVGKFRGRDGAMKGGLGIAVAEEAGRAAVAIAVVNAFGDVRDANGAIIAGARLEDGSFVDTARALAGGAKPGGFVAGTNTTLGVVALDAAYSRAELKAIAQAAGAGLLHRITPAGTHADGDIVFALAPMDGPAAPQDLGERLARQALEAAIERAVRLAHSRDGIPGLAG from the coding sequence GTGAGCGACGGCGTCTCGCTCGCCCGATTCGGCCTGGCCGTCGGCCACGCCACCGACCGCGAGGCCGCTACTGGCTGCACCGTCGTCCGCGGCCTCGATGCGCCGCACCGCGCCGCTGGCGTCGTCATCGGTCGCGCCACCGGCTCGCGAGAGCTGGCCCTGCTCGAACCCGGACATCTCGTGGAGCGCGTGGACGCCATCCTGCTCACCGGCGGCTCGGCGTACGGCCTCGACGCCGCCGCCGGCGTGATGCGCTGGATGGAAGAGCGCGGCCGCGGCTTCCCCGTGAGCGGCGGCGTCGTGCCCATCGTGCCCAGCGCGGTGATCTTCGACCTCCAGCCGCTGGGGCGCTTCGACACGCGGCCCACGCCGCAGATGGCCTACGACGCCTGCGAGCGGGCGTCGTCGTCCGGCATCGCCGAGGGCGACGTGGGCGCCGGCACCGGCGCCACGGTGGGCAAGTTCCGCGGGCGCGACGGCGCGATGAAGGGCGGCCTCGGCATCGCCGTGGCCGAAGAAGCGGGGCGGGCGGCGGTGGCCATCGCCGTGGTCAATGCCTTCGGTGACGTGCGCGATGCCAATGGCGCGATCATCGCCGGCGCGCGGCTCGAGGACGGCAGCTTCGTGGACACGGCCCGCGCCCTCGCTGGCGGCGCCAAGCCCGGCGGATTCGTGGCCGGCACCAACACCACGCTCGGCGTCGTCGCGCTCGACGCTGCGTATTCGCGGGCCGAGCTCAAGGCCATCGCGCAGGCCGCCGGTGCGGGCCTGCTGCATCGCATCACGCCGGCCGGCACGCACGCCGATGGGGACATCGTCTTCGCGTTGGCGCCGATGGATGGCCCTGCCGCACCACAGGACCTCGGCGAACGACTCGCCCGTCAGGCCCTCGAAGCCGCCATCGAACGGGCCGTGCGCCTGGCCCACTCGCGCGACGGCATTCCTGGACTCGCCGGCTAG
- a CDS encoding sigma-54-dependent Fis family transcriptional regulator, translating to MASILIIDDEVAIATAFAMFFRHDGQHTVAEAYTGADGIAAYERLRPDLVLLDVRLPDMTGFDVLAAIREHNPVVVMVTAYGDVPMAVDALHKGAENFLTKPVDLSHLKAAAERALEKAQLRRLSRWLSEKRGADKGLVFGSSPQMRELQAQIQLLAASDRTTALILGESGAGKGSVAELLHAQSPRATKPFVEINCATLRPESLDSELFGVEAGSEHGVTKPGAFEIADGGTIFLDEIADLEPTLQPKLVRVLEGKGFRRVGGREEITPNVRVIAGSSVDLQGAVATGRFREDLYYRLAVMPIQLPPLRQRGREDLLELVAAVQDSLTPSLPGAPTALTDEALDAILRYHWPGNIRELRNVLERAMLMARGLPAVDVIHLPREVASATGAEVAHHEPRSLSEVERAHIDRTLRAHQHNRTHAAKELGISRATLIKKIREYELADRPK from the coding sequence ATGGCCAGTATCCTGATCATCGACGACGAAGTGGCCATCGCGACGGCGTTCGCGATGTTCTTCCGGCACGATGGCCAGCATACCGTGGCCGAGGCCTACACCGGCGCGGACGGCATCGCGGCCTACGAGCGGCTGCGGCCGGACCTCGTGCTGCTCGACGTGCGCCTGCCGGATATGACCGGCTTCGACGTCCTCGCGGCCATCCGCGAGCACAACCCGGTGGTGGTGATGGTCACGGCCTACGGCGACGTGCCGATGGCGGTGGACGCGCTCCACAAGGGCGCCGAGAACTTCCTGACGAAGCCGGTGGACCTCTCGCACCTCAAGGCCGCCGCCGAGCGGGCGCTGGAGAAGGCGCAGTTGCGCCGGCTCAGCCGCTGGCTCAGCGAGAAGCGCGGCGCCGACAAAGGCCTGGTCTTCGGCTCCTCGCCGCAGATGCGCGAGTTGCAGGCCCAGATCCAACTGCTTGCCGCCAGCGACCGCACGACGGCGCTGATTCTCGGCGAGAGCGGGGCGGGCAAAGGGAGCGTGGCCGAGCTGCTGCACGCACAGAGCCCGCGTGCGACCAAACCGTTCGTGGAGATCAACTGCGCCACGCTGCGCCCGGAGTCGCTGGACAGCGAGCTCTTCGGCGTGGAAGCGGGGAGCGAGCACGGCGTCACTAAGCCGGGCGCCTTCGAGATCGCTGACGGTGGCACGATCTTCCTCGACGAAATTGCCGATCTCGAGCCGACGCTGCAGCCCAAGCTGGTGCGCGTGCTCGAGGGGAAGGGCTTCCGCCGCGTCGGCGGCCGCGAGGAGATCACGCCCAACGTGCGCGTCATCGCCGGCTCGTCGGTGGATCTGCAGGGCGCCGTCGCCACGGGGCGCTTTCGCGAGGATCTCTACTACCGCCTCGCGGTGATGCCGATCCAGCTCCCGCCGCTGCGCCAGCGGGGTCGTGAGGACCTGCTCGAGCTAGTGGCCGCCGTCCAGGATTCCCTCACGCCCTCGCTGCCGGGCGCGCCCACCGCGCTCACCGACGAGGCCCTCGACGCCATCCTGCGCTACCACTGGCCGGGGAACATCCGCGAGCTGCGCAACGTGCTCGAGCGCGCGATGCTGATGGCCCGCGGCCTGCCGGCGGTGGACGTCATCCACCTCCCGCGCGAGGTGGCCAGCGCCACCGGTGCCGAGGTCGCGCATCACGAACCGCGCTCGCTTTCGGAAGTCGAACGGGCGCACATTGATCGCACGCTGCGCGCCCACCAGCACAACCGCACTCACGCGGCCAAGGAGCTAGGCATCTCGCGGGCGACGCTGATCAAGAAGATCCGTGAGTACGAACTCGCCGACCGTCCCAAGTAG
- a CDS encoding PAS domain S-box protein, translating to MQDPSLAGLAPDASLEPRLRALLAELPPPQAAVLEELWRERERLLALAEHHRLVLQSATDAILVTSVGGVVEYANDASTLLFSTRKSLRGARLHELVASEEQELMRGYVQRALAGDAVRAQLSITRSDGDRRRVNVGLSPVREHGIVSGLVASFTDFTDEARARDEVAAANTRFRDLAEVAADAIWMVDRRGLFTSINPATLELTGYARGELLGRSAIPLIAPEDQQAVAGHFRAVLGGKRQRYECHLVRKDGSRRLISVANSPVLMHGVVSGILGVVRDITEERARSVAIERLEARWARLVDSAEDAIATMDEHGHFTSVNRALEKVSGRPRAALIGTHFVELLRPAERAELWRVFAATLGGERQRREVNFTRPDGAQRVATVLATPIIEEGQVTGVLAVARDVTDERRMQDSLVRQDKLAALGELMSGVTNEISAPLQEILAQVAKLKTLPGADAEVLDRVANEARRAARVVVKLQTFSHQNTADRMATDVNRVLEDTLELRRYPLAVQEIALDISLDRSLPTTWADPFQLQQVFINVLGNAEQAVARHQGERRIKVRTRSEGDNIVVEIADTGPGIAPEHLPHIFNPFYTTRPRGSGTGLGLSIADGITREHGGSLRVQSELGHGAQFDIVLPVVAPPTLPATE from the coding sequence ATGCAGGACCCTTCGCTCGCCGGGCTCGCGCCCGACGCCTCGCTGGAGCCCCGGCTCCGCGCGCTCCTCGCTGAGCTGCCGCCCCCGCAGGCGGCGGTGCTCGAGGAGCTCTGGCGCGAGCGTGAGCGGCTGCTGGCGCTCGCTGAGCACCACCGGCTGGTCCTGCAATCGGCCACCGACGCCATCCTCGTAACCTCGGTCGGCGGCGTGGTGGAGTACGCCAACGACGCCTCAACGCTGCTCTTCAGCACGCGCAAGTCGCTGCGCGGCGCGCGGCTACACGAACTGGTGGCCTCCGAGGAGCAGGAGTTGATGCGGGGCTATGTGCAGCGCGCGCTGGCCGGCGATGCCGTGCGCGCGCAACTGAGCATCACGCGGTCCGATGGCGATCGCCGTCGCGTGAACGTGGGGCTGAGCCCGGTGCGTGAGCACGGCATCGTGAGCGGCCTCGTGGCGTCGTTCACCGACTTCACTGACGAGGCCCGTGCCCGCGACGAAGTCGCCGCGGCGAATACGCGCTTCCGCGACCTCGCCGAGGTCGCCGCCGACGCCATCTGGATGGTGGACCGGCGCGGGCTGTTTACGTCAATCAACCCCGCCACGCTCGAGCTCACCGGCTATGCGCGGGGCGAACTGCTCGGCCGCAGCGCGATTCCGCTCATCGCGCCGGAGGACCAGCAGGCGGTGGCCGGCCACTTCCGCGCCGTGCTCGGGGGCAAGCGCCAGCGCTACGAGTGCCACCTCGTGCGCAAGGACGGCTCGCGGCGCTTGATCAGTGTCGCCAATAGCCCGGTGCTGATGCACGGCGTCGTCAGCGGCATTCTTGGTGTGGTCCGCGACATCACCGAGGAGCGCGCCCGCAGCGTGGCCATCGAGCGCCTCGAGGCGCGCTGGGCTCGGCTCGTGGACTCCGCCGAGGATGCGATCGCGACGATGGACGAACACGGCCACTTCACCTCGGTGAACCGGGCCTTGGAGAAGGTCAGCGGGCGGCCACGCGCGGCACTGATCGGCACGCACTTCGTCGAGCTGCTGCGCCCGGCCGAGCGCGCCGAGCTCTGGCGCGTCTTCGCTGCCACGCTCGGCGGCGAGCGGCAACGCCGCGAGGTGAACTTCACGCGCCCTGACGGCGCGCAGCGCGTGGCTACGGTGCTCGCGACGCCCATCATCGAGGAGGGGCAGGTCACCGGCGTGCTTGCCGTCGCCCGCGACGTCACCGACGAGCGCCGGATGCAGGACTCGCTGGTACGGCAGGACAAGCTGGCCGCGCTCGGTGAGCTGATGAGCGGCGTGACGAACGAAATCTCCGCACCGCTGCAGGAGATTCTCGCGCAGGTGGCGAAGCTGAAGACCCTTCCCGGCGCCGATGCCGAGGTGCTGGACCGCGTGGCCAACGAGGCCCGCCGCGCCGCCCGCGTGGTGGTCAAGCTGCAGACCTTCTCGCACCAGAACACCGCCGACCGGATGGCGACGGATGTGAACCGCGTGCTCGAGGACACCCTCGAACTGCGGCGCTATCCGCTGGCCGTGCAGGAGATCGCCCTCGACATCTCGCTGGACCGCAGCCTGCCGACGACCTGGGCCGACCCCTTCCAGCTCCAGCAGGTGTTCATCAACGTGCTCGGCAACGCCGAGCAGGCGGTGGCGCGGCACCAGGGCGAGCGGCGGATCAAGGTGCGGACCCGCAGCGAAGGTGATAACATCGTGGTGGAAATCGCCGACACGGGCCCGGGGATTGCGCCGGAGCATCTGCCGCACATCTTCAACCCGTTCTACACGACGAGGCCGCGTGGCAGCGGGACTGGCCTAGGCCTCTCCATTGCCGACGGAATCACTCGGGAGCACGGTGGCTCCCTGCGTGTGCAGTCGGAGCTCGGGCACGGCGCCCAGTTCGATATCGTTCTTCCAGTCGTGGCACCACCGACTCTCCCTGCGACCGAGTAA